The following nucleotide sequence is from Diospyros lotus cultivar Yz01 chromosome 3, ASM1463336v1, whole genome shotgun sequence.
AGTCCTACCCTTTGGGTAATGCAAGCAAAGAAGAATCAGTTGTAAAAACCATAGAGGTTGTGACTTGTATAAATCACATCTGTTCTTCCTCATCAAGGCAGTCAATTTTCATTTGCGTTTGGGAAATAGCATTTTGTCATTATTTCCTAGTAGTCACTGATTCTGGAGCCTAGTTGTATAGATGAACTTACACCCCCacccccaacaaaaaaaaaaaaaaaaaaaacccaaaaaaggaaagaaatagttctataaattaattgtaAGACATGCACCTTGATAAAAGTTTCCTAGAACTGTAGGCCCAATCTCAGAATATCATCCTCATGTAACACCTGAAGTAGACTTATTGACATGATGTCGTGAATCTGGTTGCTAGACTTGTGATAAAGTACTCAACAGTTGCTTGCTAATGGCTGGAAAATAAATCTAAGCCATTCCATAATTTGCATCCCCGACCTTTTCATGATCCTAAGAGagattatgtttgaaaagaaaaaagtacaTGTACGGAAGTTTGAAATGAAGCAGTTTGTGAACTTCATGCAATATTCTGTAATTTTACCCTTTTTATATCTGATTATTGAAGATAAGTTAATAGTCGAAATTCACTTGGCATCTCTTGTTGGCTAACCGGGCTGaagaaaaattttgcaatgAAAAGTTCCATGATTCCTCATGCTGACATGTTTTCCTTGTTGCCATTTCATTTATCTGATGCCGTTTGATGCTGCAGCTTTTATCTGATTTCAGCCTAAGTGTTGTCCTAAAGTACAATAGTTGCTGCAGCTTCTTTCAATGGTTGACAATAGTTTGTTGAGCTTGTATTACAGTATGATATTTCACTTGTTGAAGGTTGTTCCtctaaaattaagaaattatgtCCAAGATAATCCTTCTAAAACTTCAAGTTTactgaaataattttaaaatgatagtGATGCAAaatcaagaggaagaagacaaaaacaaacaaaaactcaaTCAAAAAGCTCAACTCAATATCTTAATATCAATTCAATAATCAAAGGCTTCTTTCAGTTACATCCTAAGCAACTAAATATAGGCATCTAATTGACATAGTTGAAAAACAGACTATTTacagagagaaaggaaaaaggtttctaagtgagaagaagaagaattggagAAAGACCATAGCTCAAAGCATATTTTTGCTTCTGACCTAGTGCTCTATTTATAATGGAAGGAGGGCTGATAATACAACTGTAGGACTAGAATATTCTGTATAGTCAGCTCCTACCAATTAGTTAATCAATCACCCTAATCAAGTAATCAATCAGCTACCACTCAAATCAATCGCCCAAATTATAGCAATCAACAAGCATAATCTTactctaattaggattctaatAGATATAATCCCATCTAATGAAACCCAAATAAATtccatgaattctagatttccattcatttctatTCATTGCCATATCTTATGTAAGGCCCTTATACTTAATATGAAACCAAAGTGTCTCCCACCAAGTTCTTTTGATCTtcctttgcctttttttttttctaattatttgtttgattccatcaactcttctcacaaGTGCCTCTATTAGTTTTCTTCTCGCATGACCAAACCATTTAGTTGTGTCTCCTGCATCCAATCTTCAATATGAAGCACTCCTCTTTATCActaataacttcatttctatttttatctttttttatatggtttctcatccatcttagcattctCATTTTGGTTacgctcatattttgcacatattggTCCTTTTTTTCCTATCATTCCATGCCATACAACATTGGTTTTATAGTTGCCTTatgaaattttcctttttttagtggaatcttactatcacataaaacgTTAGATGCgctttttcattttaaccaaCCCACCTTAATTCTCTCAATAACATCCTCATTGATCTCCCCATCTTTTTAgatgattgatccaagatatcttAATTGGCAGAGCCGGTCTTGAGTTTTTTAGGGTCCAgggcaaattttttttaagtgtgccctttatataaattaaataaaaaaataaaaaatatcaattaattaattttattaaaattataagaatttacaaaGATAAGGAAGAATAATTTTGGGCCTCATTAAAACCTTGTTTGGGAAAAACTCAATGGGACGAAACTTCAAACGAAGAAAAAAGAATACCCTGCATTGTAAacattgcattaaaaaaaaaaaattacatatttgagtCTACATGCTTCCTCCCAAATCTCCGTAagcatttcttgatttgatcaatcttcctttcatctaggagtgtcaaaaaatatccgaAAACCGGTGAACCGGACCAAATTGGATCAAaccgtgccttttggattggtttTATGGTTCAATGGTTAGGTTCTGGTTCTAAAAAAGTTAAGAActgatatatttggtttggttactgatttttttttttcaaatcggGGTTCGAACCGAATCGGAACcgaaattatacttatatattcattataattttttggtatatatatatatacatatgcataaataatatcatttcttaGGAAACTAGcgagattcatgaactcttttatttctaggcTTTTATGCGTTATTGCTATAATAAATGGTCAATGCAATCTCATTTAATAAGatagtttatgaattattttgttctacttttacttcaagacttgaagtattaatgaagttatgggtttattttaattaataaatttgtttgtaatttcatattttgcgaaaatgtttagaaactaaatgttaattggatagaatcgAAACTGAACTGAAACCGATCCGTGTGACGGATTggtcatggtttggttttatatatgtaacgGTTCGAttacggttcttatttttttggaacCATTAAAAATGGTTTGGTTACTGGATTCTTATAGAACCGGACCAATCCGAACCGTTGACACCCTTACTTTTATCCTCCATAATTAATCGAAGCAAAAACAATCTTTACATgtatctacaaaataaaaatagcaatgaaattttcttttgacaaggtttcttttgttaatttttttttaattttttatacacatatacataggcttaaaaaaaatttgggccCCCCTCAATTGTGGGCCTTGGGCTGGAGCCCTAGTAGCCTTGGGCCAAGGCCGGCTCTGTTAATTGGTCTTTTCTTAGCATGATTTGATCTTCCGATTTTAGCACAACATCATCTACACtcatattttttctaaacttatattccatatatttaattttcacgGTACTTAATTTAAAACCTTTATATTCTAAAGTGTTCCTTCGTATCTTGAGCTTAGAGTTCGTGCCTTATTTTGTCACATACTCCAACAATatatcatctgcaaatagcTTACATCATGGCACCTTTGattgaacaattttattaaGTTCATCCATTACCAAGGCAAATAAGTAAGGACTTAAAGCATATCCTTGATGTAATCCCATGTAATTGGAAATGCCTTGGTATCTCCTCCACATATCCTGACACTTGTCTTTGTTCCCCGATACGTGTCTTTAATAACTTGTATATAAGCAATTCAAActcttttattctttaaaatccTCCATTCTTCTCTAGGAACTTAGTCATAAGCTTATTCTAGATccataaacaccatatgtaggtccttttgtttatttctatacccttccattgttgacctaccaggcatgaaatcATTTCTGCTCTTAATCTCTACTTAATCACTCTCATCCAAATTTTCATAGTGTGGACTTTTAACTTGATTCTTCTATAATTcccacaattttgaacatctcctttctTCTTGTAAGTAGGCACTAAAGCACTCTTCCTCCACTTGTCCAACgttctttttgatttaaggatcacgttaaataattttgttaaccaAAAAATGCCCTCTTCTCTTATGTATTTCCAaacttctattggtatattatctagtTCAAATGCTTTactattcttcatctttttcagtGCTTGGTTTGTTTCATTTGAACATATATATCTATCAAACATATAATTTCTATCTTCTTCAAGTTACTAAGATGGCCCAACATAACACTTGTTTCTCTACCTTCATTGAACAGTTTTGAGAAATACTCCTTTCATCTCTCTTTGATCACCCTCTCATTTACTaatacttttttgttttcatcttttatccATTTCACTTGGCTTAaatctcttgtttttttttttcttttgctttagcaagtttacacacacacactccaTCTTTATTATCAAGTCATTGATAGAAATTCACTTATGCTTTTGACTTTGCCTCACTAATGACCTTTTTTGTTTCAGTTTTTGCCAAACTAATACCTCTTTACATTTTCTTTGTTATGACATTATGTAAAGTCTTGTAGcaacctctctttttttttttttcttcttatatttcttcattccaccaccaagactatTTTTGGTTTTGGCCTTTTCCCTTTGACTCTCCAAGAACCATTTTTGTCGtacttcaaaatttcaaatagtaGTAGCCATTTCACTCCATATTTGATTACCCTCTCCTTCTATAGCCCAATCTCTTCTACCATacacttttccttcaaaatgatttgtttttcaccttttaaatcccaccatctAATTATTGAGCTTtgttttgtgttattttatcTCTTCCATTTTTTAACATGGACATCAAGGACCAAAAGTCCATGTTGAGTAGTCAAGTTTTTCCTGGTATAACCTTACAATCCTCATACCATAACATTCTTTTGTCTCATAAGAAAGAAAGTAGTCTATTTGGGTGGTTGCTATGCCATTTTTGTGTTATCAAGTGTTCATCCATTTTCTAAACCTAGTTTTGGCCTATGATAAGCTCACATTCCGTGGCAAAATCTAAAATAGCTTTACCctcattatttatttccctAAATCCATATCTTCCATGTATATCTCTATAGTCTATACCCATTCCCTTATCTACTCACATGACCATTTAAATCACATGTGAGCTGTGTAGCATCACTACGAAGGGTTATGCCCCTAAACTTATGGAAAGTGATGTTACTTTGATGGTAACTTTACTGAGGTTGAAGTGAACAATCAGATCAAGATCATTTATACTGCTATCTTGTGTCCTAAAAATTCCactctgtttcttttattttcataatttttgtttgattacCTTTTTTGACCATTCTATTGTCTATTGAATGAAACATTTCCAGATAGAGAGTAATATTGTCCGCTGCCCAAATCATGAGTATGCAGAAAAAATGATTGCCGCCATTGATGCTGTACGAGTGAGAGGGGATTCTATTGGTGGTGTCATCACATGCATAGCAAGAAATGTTCCACGTGTAAGTTCTCTCCCCCACCCCCCCTCTCCCCACCCAAATAGTTGAAAACTTGAACAATTTCATGACTTTAAAACTAatctttctcaaattttcttttcaaaatccTTCATTATATGcacaaatatttgttatttatgtcaGGGGCTTGGTTCACCTGTCTTTGATAAGCTTGAAGCCGAGCTGGCTAAAGCTGCATTGTCCATACCTGCAACAAAAGGATTTGAATTTGGAAGTGGTTTTGCAGGTATAGCCATGTATTtgatttacttaaaaaattttacaatttgaGTTGGGTCCCCAAGGAAAATTAAGCTGTAACTctttattttgtgattattatgttttttaattacttACGAAACcaataagtttttatttatttataggtATAGATCGGAAGTTTCTCAAGTGGGGAATTTTCTAATTAGAACCGTCAagttctaattttattttcggCCAAGTACACAAAAATTAGCTCTGAGTTATATAGAattctgttttctatttttgctAATACTGAGTTATATAGAATTCACAACCactaattttattgttatatattggttgaatatttattttataaaatactaaaTCACTGCATTGGCATGACTTTCAAACTAGTGAATGTACAATTCTCCAGAAGTCGATCCTTGAGGAAGGTAATCCTAGTGTAAAAATCATTGTAAGTTTTTATCCTAGATTGTCATCAATTTGATTAATACAAATTATGTgactataaatatataatatctgaATGAATTTTATATCAACTTAGTAGGCAATAGATGATGCAATCAGCTGGTTGTGGATGGCGAAATGATAGATGAATAGACTGGGGCATTTACtgtagaaaagaaattaaaagcaAAATAATTTAGAACTCTGTTATTCTGTGTCTACAAGTTAATGAAATTAGCTTacactttttaattttgattagaCCTGCCAACTTCCTTCAATATTCTAATTTATAGATGGCCCTGTTAGTTTTTGAAGTTTCTTTTTGTGCTTGGTAGCATTCCTTTAATGCACATTAATGTAATTACTCGTCAGGTAAAGGAAACATAATGCCAAtttgttcaaatacaaaaacaagTCCTGAAACTTTTTGCATGATAATAGAAAGCCTAGTTGGCTTCTGTGGTTCTGTCAGCCCCATCTATTGACTCTTTAATAGTTTAAGACAAAATAAACTAGCAACTACAATAGATCCACTATAATCAATGCTATTGTGATAAATTGCTATAAAGTATTCATTATAAGTATTCAATCACTTTCTTGAGGATGGACTTAAAATAACTGGGAAGAGAACAAATCTCCAGAATGCATCTGGGCAATTCTGTTATTAATAACTTTGGTTAAAGTGAATATCTAATGATGAAAGCCCTCTTAATCAATTGAAAACTATCAAAGTAAATCCTAGATTGTAATCAAGACTACAGTGATGAAACCGACAAGATGATTTCAcagttgtattattttttatttaattaaaatttcaagcACATCAATTAAATTTAGTTGGAATCTAGGATGATTGGTGAACTGAATCAGTGTAGCTAACAACTAGTGGGATCAGGGCATGGTATGCtgttgtaatttaatttagtttgaaaaaaatatcaaattgaatATGGCATCCCCCAGTTCCTCTCCCATACAATCACCATTTAATCCTCTGGACCTGCAGGTTGATGGATACAAAAGACCAACGCCTCAACAACTATATAACaagttgaaagaaaagaaaaaggaaaaatgaaagcaaTAGAGAGTAATAGCTCAAgaggaatttttatatttttttaaagagcTGTACTGtcatattaaatttgatttctcCTATTCTTGGCATTTCAGTGGGTGCAAATAAGAAAACTTCAAATTACACCTTAACTTGAGAATTGTTTATATAGTTTCAGTTTGGACAGTTGACCCACAGAGTGCATGTATTTGCCCTGTGATAAAGATATTGATGATATTAACTTTTCAATGAAAATGTTTAGGTACGCTTTTGACTGGGAGTGAGCATAATGATGAGTTCTTTATAGATGGACATGAGCGAATTAGGACAAGAACAAACCAATCTGGTGGGATCCAGGTAACtgttcaaaatttattattgctTTTGCATGTTTAGTTAGCCAGTAAAAATTTTGTATTGGACTTAGAGATTATGTATTCCTGTGAGCAGGGTGGAATATCCAATGGAGAAATAATAAGCATGAGAATAGCTTTCAAGCCAACGGCCACAATCACagtaagtctctctctctctctctcacacacatgGAGCCAAAAAGGCAATTTAATAGTGATGTGTTCTTATCATTCTGTCTTTTTTTGTTCCCTTATAATCATCTCCTGCTTCTAAATATTGTTAGAAAAAACTCATCACAAGAAGAGCACAACAAGCCTCTCcagacatttttaaaatatttttctattaataacTGATGCACTAGGTCACGGCACGCATAATAGTTGATAAGCAAAGGCTTGCAATTCCTAATGGATCTACTTGGTTCTTCATGAGACCCTCACGAATGAAATGGAAAGTGGCTTAATATTTGTTGAGGGTATCCTTTACTCCATTTTAGCTGGTATTATAATCTCCATCCAACCTCTATTTATCTATCCTACATGTATAACGAGTTGGTTGATGACCTTCCAGCATATAGTGCTGCATTTATATGCGGACTGTCTAGAAATGAAATTACGGCAGTGGCATAAGCATGCCATTTCTGTTCTACTTTTAGTGGTCACGCCTGTACGTCCCTCTTTTTGTTTGTGGTAAACTTTCTAGTTCTCATAATTTGAGCTAAATTGTACATGCAGAGGAAACAACATACAGTTACTAGAGATAAGCAAGAGACGGAGCTTATAGCCCGAGGTCGTCATGATCCTTGTGTTGTCCCTCGAGGTTTGTGTACTATCTATTATCCAATTTagtagttctttttttttttttttcaaggatTTATTGTGCTAACCATCTCCACCTTTCATATATTGTTTGTCTGGGTCTTATTCCTAACTTTGGACGGAGTCCTCCACTACTGTGATATAATTTCCTTTCATCAGTTACTGTAAGAACTGTTTTGTTCTCCAGTGAAGAGTAGTGAGCTTTTTCCGTCTCACTCTTATCCTCTTGTTTCACTTGCATAAAACTATGGCTTGATGTAGTTATCAAgaaaatgtacatatatatgtatacgagagagagagagagagagagagagagaggggttgtGAAACCATAATTCCACCTTAAGTTTGCTTGTGATCACTGTCTGATGATTGTGCAGCGGTGCCAATAGTGGAGGCTGCGGTAGCCCTGGTGCTTGTTGATCAACTGATGGCACAGTATGCACAATGTAATTTGTTCCCGATTAATCCAGCACT
It contains:
- the LOC127797822 gene encoding chorismate synthase 1, chloroplastic — protein: MKHFQIESNIVRCPNHEYAEKMIAAIDAVRVRGDSIGGVITCIARNVPRGLGSPVFDKLEAELAKAALSIPATKGFEFGSGFAGTLLTGSEHNDEFFIDGHERIRTRTNQSGGIQGGISNGEIISMRIAFKPTATITRKQHTVTRDKQETELIARGRHDPCVVPRAVPIVEAAVALVLVDQLMAQYAQCNLFPINPALQEPMELPRLESAGVPL